CCACATTGACGGACGTGAGGGTGACGTCATGCAGGATGTTGATGCGGTCGATCTGGTTGACCTCTCTGATACGGTGCTTAAAGTCAAAGATGGGCGTGTTGTTGACGGCCACCTTGAACTCGGTGAAGGTGCAGAGGATCTTCATCTACGGAGAGACGTGAAGGTTACTGCAGTgacactcatccatgtcttcaTGTCAATCGCACACACTTCTACAGAATGACACTAGGTGGCGCCATCACTTTTTGAACGCTCTTGCTGCTTTTATCCCACCAATAAACGGTAATCGTTTGAACACTTTGTTTTTAGGCAGAGAGTCTTGGAGTTCGAACTCCAGCGTATCGTTTACCTCAAAGTGATGTCCCGGCATGAACGGAAACGGCGCCAGAAGTTCCCGCTCCTCTTTGCCCCAGTGTTCACCCAGTTTATGATTGCGGACCAGAACCGCTTTTCCTCCTTCGCTGAATCGTGGGTTGATGTGAAGGGCGATGTCGTTACCGCGCAGGAAGTTGATCGTGAACCTTGCGACAGAAGAAACGTTAGTGACACCTTTCGTTTCAACAAACCAATaattccttaaaaaaaacatttgtcaaAGTATCAAactgtgttcatgttttgctcTGGAGTAATTTATGATTTCAAGTTCTGACATTCAAAAAGTGTATAAATCCCAGACACTAAAACGTGCAtcatcacaacattttatttgcaATGTTTTGTACAGTCGAGATTCCTCTTTTTTTATTGACAGCATTTCAGTCAATCGACCTTCGGGTTTTTATTCGCAATGTTTCGTTCAATCGACCTTCAGGTTTTTATTCGCAATGTTTCGTTCAATCGACCTTCAggtttttattatcaatgtttcgTTCAATCAACCTTCGGGTTTTTATTCGCAATGTTTCGTTCAATCGACCTTCAggtttttattatcaatgtttcgTTCAATCGACCTTCGggtttttattatcaatgtttcgTTCAATCAACCTTCGggtttttattatcaatgtttcgTTCAATCAACCTTCGGGTTTTTATTCGCAATGTTTCGTTCAATCGACCTTcgggtttttattatgaatgttTCGTTCAATCAACCTTCAggtttttattatcaatgtttcgTTCAATCAACCTTCGGGTTTTTATTCGCAATGTTTCGTTCAATCGACCTTCGGGTTTTTATTCGCAATGTTTCGTTCAATCGACCTTCGggtttttattatcaatgtttcgTTCAATCAACCTTCAggtttttattatcaatgtttcgTTCAATCAACCTTCGGGTTTTTATTCGCAATGTTTCGTTCAATCGACCTTCGGGTTTTTATTCGCAATGTTTCGTTCAATCGACCTTCGGGTTTTTATTCGCAATGTTTCGTTCAATCGACCTTCAggtttttattatcaatgtttcgTTCAATCAACCTTCGGGTTTTTATTCGCAATGTTTCGTTCAATCGACCTTCGGGTTTTTATTCGCAATGTTTCGTTCAATCAACCTTCGGGTTTTTATTCGCAATGTTTCGTTCAATCAACCTTCAggtttttattatcaatgtttcgTTCAATCAACCTTCGggtttttattatcaatgtttcgTTCAATCAACCTTCGGGTTTTTATTCGCAATGTTTCGTTCAATCGACCTTcgggtttttattatgaatgttTCGTTCAATCAACCTTCGGGTTTTTATTCGCAATGTTTCGTTCAATCGACCTTcgggtttttattatgaatgttTCGTTCAATCGACCTTCGGGTTTTTATTCGCAATGTTTCGTTCAATCGACCTTCGggtttttattatcaatgtttcgTTCAATCGACCTTCAggtttttattatcaatgtttcgTTCAATCAACCTTCGGGTTTTTATTCGCAATGTTTCGTTCAATCGACCTTcgggtttttattatgaatgttTCGTTCAATCGACCTTCGGGTTTTTATTCGCAATGTTTCGTTCAATCGACCTTCGggtttttattatcaatgtttcgTTCAATCGACCTTCGggtttttattatcaatgtttcgTTCAGTCGACCTTCGGGTTTTTATTCGCAATGTTTCGTTCAATCGACCTTCGggtttttattatcaatgtttcgTTCAATCGACCTTCGggtttttattatcaatgtttcgTTCAATCGACCTTCAggtttttattatcaatgtttcgTTCAATCGACCTTCAggtttttattatcaatgtttcgTTCAATCGACCTTCTTCAGGTTTTTATTCGCATTGTTTCGTTCCattgaacttttattttctctAAGTTTTGAAAATCAACCATATATGGTAACATATGGTTACATAAGGGCAACAGTCTCTTTAGTGCGCACTTACATTTTAGCATCTGGTTTAACCTGTCCTCTGATAGTTAGCATTAGCTTGTCATAGATGCCACGGGGAAAATTCATATTGAAAGGAACCACCTGAAAGCAGAGAAACATTGATATTCATTagacattgatttttgtaatgaatgaatgaatgaatgaggcatttatatagcgctttcatatgtactactgtacacccaaagcgctttacaatcatatcaggggtctctcctcatccaccaccagtaTGTTTCATTCGAATGACTTTCAAGTTTTTTCCCAATGTTTTGGTCAGTTGACCTTTTTCAGGTTTTTATTTGCAAAGGTTGATTGAACAAAACGTCCTCAGGCATTTATTCACAACATTTTGGTCAATCGACCTTCAAGTTTTTCTTCAAGCAGGGAAAACACTGCTAGGCTCATAATCTGCTCAAGAACAACACAGAATGATATTTATACTTGATCTACACAATCCTGCAAGTATATAGCTGAACAAACTGAgcttgttaacactttacagtatGTTCCCATTAGTTAATGCTTTAACTAGTTGATGGTTTTTGAGGATCAGGGCGTCACACAACCTGTTCATGTTTCTTCTGTCTAGTTTGACTAGGGTTAGGGTACTACCAAGAGACAGATGAATTAGTGCTGAACACAGGATAAGCAGCGTTGGTTTATGGTTTAGTGTCTTACTACAGGAGCGGTCGCTGGCGCCGGGGGCCACTGCTGCGGGACTCCTCCTGTGGGCCCCTGACCGGGCCAACCGGGTTGACCAGGATTACCATGCCACGCCGGGGGGACTGGAGATGGGAGGTAACCCGTCGGGGTGGGTACTTGAGCAGGCCAGGTTGGTTGAACAGGTGGGTTCGGCTGAACTGGAGGGTTTGGTTGGATTGGTGGGTTTGGTTGGGTTGGTTGAATTGGTTGGGATGGTTGGATTGGTGGATTGGGTTGTGCTGGTTGGGTTGGTGGGTTAGGCTGGATTGTTGGAGGGTTTGGCCAGCCTGGTTGGGTGGGTTGGACCGGCCAGTTCGTAGGGAGCGATGCGCTGGGCTGGTTAACAGGCCAACTCAGCTGACCGGGTTGGCAGGGCCAGCAGGGTTGACATGGTTGACCGGGCCATACGGTACCGGCCGGCTGCTGAGGGATCTGAGGGTAAAAGCCCTGCTGACCAGAGGACGGGCAACTCATGATGTCTGTCGACCGGAACCTGAGAAACAAACCATTACTAACGTCAAACACATGCTACTCactatgatccttcagaaatcattctcatatgctgatttagtgatCAAGAAACAATTATGATTAATgtttcattattatcaatgttttccacgaaatatataactgttttcaacactgataataatcataaatgtttcttgagcagcaaatcatcatatcagaatgatttctgaaggatcatgtgacactgaagactggagtaatgatgctgaaaattcaggaataaattacactttactatatattcacatagaaaacagctgatttaaatagtaaaaatatttcactatttttactgtatttttgatcaaataaaaacagTGTTGATGAGCAGAAAGACTAATTTCACAAATGTTAAAAGAAATCACatttattccaaacttttgagcgcCAGTGCGTTTATTCTTCCACTTTAGTTAGATTTCCACCGCAGATCTTCATTCTAAACCAGAGATAGTGCCGTAACGGCTGAAGGTGTgaattaaatcaatatttaaggactgaagctcaaacattgATATTGAACAGCAAACATAACCTGATCTGACTGAATTGAGATCTTTATAACTGCTGTAaatctgtgacatcacaaaaaCAGGATCAAATCTAAAGAATCAAAACTGCACATTAAACTCTAGATCACTATTTAATAATTCCTGGCTATTAAAGCATGTTAAGCTGTAAATGAGGAGTTGAGGATCACAGTACCTGTTGAAGGAGCAGCAGAAGGATGGAGGAGCAGAAGACGGGATTCTTCTGGTTTATATGCAGCCGCTCCTCATTCCTGCGCATTATGAAGAAAGAGCCCgcctgttcacacacacacacacacacacacacacacacacacacactacatttATGATGCTCTGAAAGAACATATACATATAGATTTACACACTGATTGTTTGTGACTATCATTTCTCACACTAACACTTGCTGTTTAAAGTCTGTGAATAAACCAGATCAGAGAACATGATGATCCTGCTTTCTTCATCATTTGACCAGCAGGACTTTCAGTGACTTTTTATTACACACTCTGTTTAAAACTCATATAAAATGaacataaaatttaaaatttagatCAACATTTTCTGAAGACGCTCCTTTCACTGATCCTGTTCTGGAAATAGAGAAGAATTGAATTTTAAagtttctctttgtattttcttCCTTTGTGGTGAAACACCAGCGGATGAGTCTCAGTGTGGATTATTAGATTTACACAAACACAGTCAATATTCCAGCGGTTGCCACAGTAACCAGTGTTTCAGTAAGTCACATGACTGAACACAGAGTCAGTTTGTTCCTGAGCGATTCACTGCTGACCGTAACGCCAGACAACAAACATGTGCTGTAAGAACATTCCCATAACGTTCCCATATAGTAATTTCTGATCTTTCACAACTtccagttttttaaatgttctaaaaaagttttttcttggttatctTAACGTTAATGGAACATTCCATtgtatcattcttcaaacattatgggaacgttacttttgaatgttctctgaacgttctgaaacaagtagaaacatttaaaataacgtTAAATAAATGTCcaattaaaatgtttgaaataaaaCGTTCCATGAATGATGTATAATGTTtcgagaacattattaaagaccagataattGAATGAACGTTCTtgtaatgttactggaagaacgttgaGAGAATGTTCTCTGTCAGCTGGATTGTTTTGTATTATCTGCGATCTGTTTATTGATTATTCATCTGTATGTTCAGTTCTTCATGATTAGATTCTACAGGAACTTGAGTTCTGCTTCTAGCTgttcatatcagaatgatttctgaagga
Above is a window of Megalobrama amblycephala isolate DHTTF-2021 linkage group LG11, ASM1881202v1, whole genome shotgun sequence DNA encoding:
- the LOC125278652 gene encoding galectin-3 gives rise to the protein MSCPSSGQQGFYPQIPQQPAGTVWPGQPCQPCWPCQPGQLSWPVNQPSASLPTNWPVQPTQPGWPNPPTIQPNPPTQPAQPNPPIQPSQPIQPTQPNPPIQPNPPVQPNPPVQPTWPAQVPTPTGYLPSPVPPAWHGNPGQPGWPGQGPTGGVPQQWPPAPATAPVVVPFNMNFPRGIYDKLMLTIRGQVKPDAKMFTINFLRGNDIALHINPRFSEGGKAVLVRNHKLGEHWGKEERELLAPFPFMPGHHFEMKILCTFTEFKVAVNNTPIFDFKHRIREVNQIDRINILHDVTLTSVNVDSLP